One segment of Ziziphus jujuba cultivar Dongzao chromosome 12, ASM3175591v1 DNA contains the following:
- the LOC112493129 gene encoding uncharacterized protein LOC112493129 — MALSMQAVFSLNRSFCRRRILKHPQVRSQFKDDHQGKWANNNIVDANLRVLTERIKELRTKDSLNKCMMLRNIGWNYKYNYGKKTKGSIGGLVAESLVFMGFASGVLGLVFLGGTLCICLVFLIVQLTAK, encoded by the exons ATGGCTTTGTCTATGCAAGCTGTCTTCAGCTTAAACCGGTCTTTTTGCAGGCGTAGAATTCTCAAGCATCCCCAAGTGAGATCCCAATTCAAGGATGATCATCAAG GAAAGTGGGCAAATAATAACATTGTGGATGCGAATTTGAGAGTTCTAACAGAAAGAATAAAGGAATTGAGGACAAAGGACAGCTTGAACAAATGCATGATGTTGAGGAATATAGGGTGGAATTATAAGTATAATTATGGTAAAAAAACTAAGGGCTCAATCGGCGGTTTAGTGGCTGAATCCTTAGTGTTCATGGGTTTTGCAAGTGGTGTACTTGGGCTTGTTTTTCTTGGAGGcactctttgtatctgcttagtTTTCCTCATTGTTCAGCTCACGGCCAAATGA
- the LOC107429356 gene encoding uncharacterized protein LOC107429356, with protein MGNYVSCTLATPLIKSSKVARVVFPGGEVRQFREPIKAAELMLDCPNYFVSNSRSLHIGRRFSPLSADEELEFSNVYIMFPMRRVNSIVTAADMAVFFMAANSAAKRISGAKVRILPESGGNAQGVAEAGSVNKEESEVGGPRLSLDGIERFDQIPEFKYRLAACRSRKPMLETIKEEPIRSR; from the coding sequence ATGGGGAACTATGTTTCTTGCACTTTGGCAACTCCTTTGATCAAGAGCTCCAAGGTAGCGAGGGTTGTCTTCCCGGGCGGAGAGGTAAGGCAGTTCCGTGAACCCATCAAAGCGGCCGAGCTCATGCTCGACTGTCCCAACTACTTTGTTTCCAACTCGAGGTCTCTGCATATCGGAAGGAGGTTTTCGCCTCTCAGCGCTGACGAGGAGTTGGAGTTCAGCAACGTTTACATCATGTTTCCGATGAGGAGAGTGAATTCTATTGTCACGGCGGCGGATATGGCGGTGTTCTTCATGGCTGCGAACTCCGCCGCCAAGCGGATATCCGGTGCGAAAGTCAGGATCTTGCCGGAGTCCGGCGGCAATGCACAGGGAGTTGCGGAGGCTGGAAGTGTCAATAAGGAGGAGAGTGAGGTTGGTGGGCCAAGGTTGAGTTTGGATGGAATTGAAAGGTTTGATCAGATTCCGGAATTCAAGTATAGATTAGCTGCTTGTAGGTCAAGAAAACCAATGTTGGAGACTATAAAGGAAGAGCCAATTCGATCAAGGTGA
- the LOC107429371 gene encoding GDSL esterase/lipase 6 yields the protein MDKFLFLLLLLLISTSASFSTLNNARLPGMFIFGDSILDAGNNHFNKNCSAQADFPPYGSAFFHQPTGRFTNGRTVPDFISQFIGIEFQKPYLEAQIEVLNGSWTDYPSNGINFASAGSGVLQGTNEDWGVIPLQDQLQQFQTLVRKNKIDPSLVQKSVFLFESGSNDIFDYFLQLDTTPKLDPDAYVRGMVAQVAKFIDQIYKLGARKIVVVSLGPVGCVPARAILPGAPIDRCYGKMNVMVKNYNKGLENLTNHIPIKYPHAIGVYGAVYNIFQQFRATPKPYGFSEVSSACCGYGTLRGLIQCGKEGYEVCSRPNEFLFWDYFHPSEHAYELISKSLWEGNKFRVRPINLKTLINITRTSA from the exons ATGGACAAGTTCttattccttcttcttctccttcttatTTCAACCTCTGCTTCATTTTCGACATTGAATAATGCACGTCTCCCTGGTATGTTCATCTTTGGAGACTCCATTTTAGACGCTGGAAACAATCATTTCAACAAGAATTGCTCTGCTCAGGCTGATTTCCCACCTTATGGCTCTGCTTTCTTCCACCAACCCACTGGCCGATTTACCAATGGCAGGACGGTTCCTGATTTCATTT CACAATTCATTGGTATTGAATTCCAGAAACCATACCTTGAAGCACAGATTGAGGTTTTGAATGGGAGTTGGACGGATTATCCATCGAATGGTATCAACTTTGCTAGTGCTGGTAGTGGTGTTTTGCAGGGAACAAACGAGGACTGG GGAGTAATACCACTCCAAGACCAGTTACAACAATTCCAAACACTGGTACGAAAAAACAAGATCGATCCAAGTCTGGTCCAAAAATCAGTCTTCTTATTTGAGTCAGGCTCGAACGACATTTTTGACTACTTCCTCCAATTGGACACAACACCAAAACTCGACCCCGATGCCTATGTGCGAGGCATGGTAGCACAAGTTGCAAAATTCATTGACCAAATTTACAAACTTGGTGCTCGCAAAATTGTTGTGGTTTCACTTGGACCTGTTGGATGTGTCCCTGCCAGAGCCATCCTGCCAGGTGCACCCATTGATAGATGTTATGGAAAAATGAACGTTATGGTGAAAAATTACAAcaaaggattagaaaatttgACCAATCATATCCCCATTAAGTACCCCCATGCGATAGGTGTTTATGGAGcagtatataatatttttcagcaATTTCGAGCCACTCCAAAACCTTAtg GTTTTTCGGAAGTTTCTAGTGCATGTTGTGGTTATGGAACTCTTAGGGGACTAATTCAATGTGGCAAAGAAGGTTATGAAGTTTGTTCAAGGCCTAATGAGTTCTTGTTTTGGGATTATTTCCACCCATCTGAGCATGCTTATGAACTGATTTCCAAATCCTTATGGGAAGGCAACAAATTTCGAGTTAGACCAATTAATTTGAAGACCCTAATCAATATTACCCGTACTAGTGCTTAA
- the LOC107429357 gene encoding uncharacterized protein LOC107429357 isoform X1, with protein sequence MSGQAEEEGPLAKASKAADDLYQLRDTCFPANPDEKIDKLQKESDLAIKLLDSIPPEQRKFPVERATYEYLRGKILDVFSDYKKEAEDHLSKAVKLNPSLTDAWLCLGNCIWKKGDLSAAKNCFALALSKGPNKKILCQLSMLERKMAQGTENQAELVEESIQHAKEAITLDVKDGNSWYNLGNACLTSFFVTGAWDHSKLLQSLKAYQNAEKDDGMKSNPDLYFNCATVNKYLENYERALTGFEAAGLKDPGLKATEEVQKIVNLLDKLDNLLRGHARSKRLASLASSLASVNLSSSYRRATIDDLSDGLNKGAAVVGKVLFFIRHENVAPLYYLLCDSNEKCFALSVYGLRYDAIKEGDQIILLEPFYRQIEFSWKEKFYHFKSVRVDFIEQLLVNGKAFSPQQGVRASIYAQHKP encoded by the exons ATGAGCGGCCAAGCGGAGGAAGAAGGTCCGCTGGCCAAAGCCTCAAAAGCCGCCGATGATCTTTACCAACTCCGAGATACCTGTTTTCCGGCGAACCCAGATGAAAAAATCGACAAGTTGCAGAAAGAATCGGATCTTGCTATCAAGCTCCTCGACTCTATCCCTCccg aacaaagaaaatttccCGTGGAACGTGCAACATATGAGTATTTGAGAGGAAAGATATTGGATGTATTTTCTGACTATAAGAAAGAAGCAGAGGATCATCTCTCAAAAGCT GTTAAGTTGAATCCATCTCTTACAGATGCTTGGCTATGTTTAGGTAACTGCATTTGGAAGAAGGGCGATCTGTCTGCAGCGAAGAATTGCTTTGCCCTTGCACTAAGCAAG GGTCCAAACAAAAAGATACTTTGTCAATTATCAATGCTTGAAAGAAAAATGGCTCAAG GTACTGAGAATCAGGCAGAACTTGTTGAGGAAAGCATTCAACATGCTAAGGAAGCTATAACTTTAGACGTTAAGGATGGGAACTCTTGGT ATAACCTTGGAAATGCATGTCTTACTAGTTTCTTTGTGACTGGAGCTTGGGATCACAGCAAACTGCTGCAGTCTTTGAAGGCATACCAAAATGCT GAGAAAGATGATGGAATGAAGTCCAATCCAGACTTGTATTTTAACTGTGCCACT GTAAACAAATATCTGGAGAACTATGAGAGGGCCCTTACTGGATTTGAAGCTGCTGGTTTAAAAGATCCAGGTCTCAAGGCTACTGAGGAGGTGCAAAAGATTGTCAATCTTCTGGACAAATTAGATAATTTGTTGAGG GGACATGCTAGATCTAAACGGCTTGCATCTTTAGCATCGTCTCTGGCTTCTGTGAATT TGAGTTCGTCGTATAGAAGAGCTACTATAGATGATCTATCTGATGGTCTCAACAAAGGAGCAGCAGTAGTGGGAAAAGTGCTATTCTTTATCAGGCATGAGAATGTTGCTCCCCT GTACTATTTGTTATGTGATTCAAATGAAAAATGCTTTGCTCTATCAGTGTATGGTTTACGATATGATGCA ATCAAAGAAGGAGATCAGATAATATTGTTGGAACCTTTTTATCGTCAAATTGAATTTTCTTGGAAAGAAAAG TTTTACCATTTCAAATCAGTTCGTGTCGATTTCATAGAGCAACTGCTTGTTAATGGAAAGGCTTTTTCTCCTCAGCAAGGAGTTCGTGCTTCAATTTATGCACAGCATaaaccataa
- the LOC107429357 gene encoding uncharacterized protein LOC107429357 isoform X2, with protein MSGQAEEEGPLAKASKAADDLYQLRDTCFPANPDEKIDKLQKESDLAIKLLDSIPPEQRKFPVERATYEYLRGKILDVFSDYKKEAEDHLSKAVKLNPSLTDAWLCLGNCIWKKGDLSAAKNCFALALSKGPNKKILCQLSMLERKMAQGTENQAELVEESIQHAKEAITLDVKDGNSWYNLGNACLTSFFVTGAWDHSKLLQSLKAYQNAEKDDGMKSNPDLYFNCATVNKYLENYERALTGFEAAGLKDPGLKATEEVQKIVNLLDKLDNLLRGHARSKRLASLASSLASVNLSSSYRRATIDDLSDGLNKGAAVVGKVLFFIRHENVAPLYYLLCDSNEKCFALSVYGLRYDAIKEGDQIILLEPFYRQIEFSWKEKSIYPSMAIMSLF; from the exons ATGAGCGGCCAAGCGGAGGAAGAAGGTCCGCTGGCCAAAGCCTCAAAAGCCGCCGATGATCTTTACCAACTCCGAGATACCTGTTTTCCGGCGAACCCAGATGAAAAAATCGACAAGTTGCAGAAAGAATCGGATCTTGCTATCAAGCTCCTCGACTCTATCCCTCccg aacaaagaaaatttccCGTGGAACGTGCAACATATGAGTATTTGAGAGGAAAGATATTGGATGTATTTTCTGACTATAAGAAAGAAGCAGAGGATCATCTCTCAAAAGCT GTTAAGTTGAATCCATCTCTTACAGATGCTTGGCTATGTTTAGGTAACTGCATTTGGAAGAAGGGCGATCTGTCTGCAGCGAAGAATTGCTTTGCCCTTGCACTAAGCAAG GGTCCAAACAAAAAGATACTTTGTCAATTATCAATGCTTGAAAGAAAAATGGCTCAAG GTACTGAGAATCAGGCAGAACTTGTTGAGGAAAGCATTCAACATGCTAAGGAAGCTATAACTTTAGACGTTAAGGATGGGAACTCTTGGT ATAACCTTGGAAATGCATGTCTTACTAGTTTCTTTGTGACTGGAGCTTGGGATCACAGCAAACTGCTGCAGTCTTTGAAGGCATACCAAAATGCT GAGAAAGATGATGGAATGAAGTCCAATCCAGACTTGTATTTTAACTGTGCCACT GTAAACAAATATCTGGAGAACTATGAGAGGGCCCTTACTGGATTTGAAGCTGCTGGTTTAAAAGATCCAGGTCTCAAGGCTACTGAGGAGGTGCAAAAGATTGTCAATCTTCTGGACAAATTAGATAATTTGTTGAGG GGACATGCTAGATCTAAACGGCTTGCATCTTTAGCATCGTCTCTGGCTTCTGTGAATT TGAGTTCGTCGTATAGAAGAGCTACTATAGATGATCTATCTGATGGTCTCAACAAAGGAGCAGCAGTAGTGGGAAAAGTGCTATTCTTTATCAGGCATGAGAATGTTGCTCCCCT GTACTATTTGTTATGTGATTCAAATGAAAAATGCTTTGCTCTATCAGTGTATGGTTTACGATATGATGCA ATCAAAGAAGGAGATCAGATAATATTGTTGGAACCTTTTTATCGTCAAATTGAATTTTCTTGGAAAGAAAAG TCAATCTATCCATCCATGGCTATAATGAGCTTATTCTGA
- the LOC107429363 gene encoding beta-amyrin 28-monooxygenase has protein sequence MDHFLLSLFLTLPFFFLALIFYKSRLYNIKTNLPPGSLGWPIIGETFAFINQDHEKFIGDRMKKYSSKIFKTNVLGEPTVVLCGLEGHKFVAANELKLFNVWRPLSMQKLFRSSYQKASSAAIPRQTEKQIQRASGFLQVDALVHYVKTMDTLVQDHINSHWVGKKQVDVYHLSQLLVLTLATRFFWGLEDQVRVEKLCKLMDIMMLGLHVIPLNVPGTILNRAMKAAGSARKEIMEFIKEKREAISNGVRMNDILYYMIANPDATTGRFMPDNEIADKVMGLASGGFNSPAMTTAFIVKYLGERSEICESALLEIARSKKSGEPLNWEDIQKMKYSWNVALEVLRLMPPLQGTFREAATDIVYEGYTIPKGWKVYWTVSTTNKDPKCYAEPEEFDPTRYEKQTPPPYTNIPFGSGPRICPGKDYARLQILVFMHHVVKRFKWEVTDPNCKIMGGLNPLPINGLHVRLQSCSE, from the exons ATGGATCATTTCCTGCTTTCCTTATTTCTGACccttccatttttctttctcgCTCTAATCTTTTACAAATCCAGACTCTATAACATCAAGACCAACCTCCCTCCTGGTAGTTTGGGATGGCCAATCATCGGCGAAACATTTGCCTTCATAAACCAAGACCATGAAAAATTCATTGGTGATAGAATGAAAAAATACTCCTCGAAGATCTTCAAAACCAACGTATTAGGCGAGCCAACAGTGGTTTTATGTGGTCTTGAGGGTCACAAATTTGTCGCTGCCAACGAGCTCAAGCTTTTCAATGTATGGCGACCTCTGTCCATGCAGAAACTCTTCCGATCTTCGTACCAAAAAGCTTCCTCCGCTGCCATACCAAGGCAGacggagaagcaaatccaacgAGCATCGGGTTTCCTTCAAGTCGATGCTCTTGTTCACTATGTCAAAACAATGGATACTTTAGTTCAAGATCACATAAATTCCCACTGGGTTGGTAAAAAGCAAGTTGATGTTTACCATCTTTCGCAGTTACTAGTATTAACTTTAGCAACAAGGTTCTTCTGGGGACTTGAAGACCAGGTTAGAGTTGAAAAGCTTTGCAAGTTGATGGACATCATGATGTTGGGTCTCCACGTCATTCCTTTGAATGTACCAGGAACCATTCTAAACCGTGCCATGAAAGCAGCAGGGTCTGCGAGGAAAGAGATTATGGAGTTTATAAAGGAGAAAAGGGAGGCTATCTCTAATGGAGTCAGAATGAACGATATTCTCTATTACATGATTGCTAATCCGGATGCAACCACTGGAAGATTCATGCCGGATAATGAAATTGCTGATAAAGTTATGGGTTTGGCGTCTGGTGGATTCAACTCACCTGCCATGACGACTGCTTTCATTGTCAAGTATCTTGGTGAAAGATCTGAAATCTGTGAGTCCGCACTG TTGGAGATTGCAAGATCCAAAAAATCCGGTGAGCCACTTAATTGGGAGGATATACAGAAAATGAAATATTCATGGAATGTAGCACTTGAAGTACTGAGGCTTATGCCACCTCTTCAAGGGACCTTTAGAGAGGCTGCAACCGATATCGTTTATGAAGGTTATACAATTCCTAAAGGCTGGAAG GTGTATTGGACAGTAAGCACCACAAATAAGGATCCAAAATGTTATGCAGAACCAGAAGAGTTTGATCCCACAAGGTATGAGAAGCAAACTCCTCCACCTTACACAAATATCCCATTTGGAAGTGGACCTAGAATTTGTCCTGGAAAAGACTATGCTCGATTGCAAATTCTCGTTTTCATGCATCACGTTGTGAAAAGATTCAAATGGGAAGTAACTGATCCCAATTGCAAGATCATGGGGGGCTTGAATCCCCTTCCAATTAATGGCCTTCATGTTCGCCTCCAATCTTGCTCTGAATAA